One Coffea eugenioides isolate CCC68of chromosome 2, Ceug_1.0, whole genome shotgun sequence genomic window, TAGTAACAAATAGAGACAATACCACCAGAAAGCTGCATGATTTTGAGCATGGCTAAGATCTTAATTTCAACTCCCATGTCAATCATCAGATGGTCACAAATTGCGGCACGTCTACCAGGGAGGACAGACAATGAAATCAAGAACTTTTGGAATTCCACAATAAAAAAAAGGTTGAAGAACAACAATGCCATTACTTCTACATCATCACCTAACACCAGTGATTCCTCAGACCCCAGAGCTATCATGTTAGGAGGGCTAATGCAGCCCATGCAGGCAGAACAAGACGTATTCTCTATTTGCATGGACTCATCTTCATCATCTCCACCATGCATGCAAGCCATGCTCAGTATAACACAAGGCAACCCTTTCAACCCCTTTCCTCCACTTCATGATAGCGCTGCTTATCTGGACATCAACGGCTCCGCGTCGGCCGCTGGAGCTGCTGGCTTATATAATTTGTCAGCGGCCCATGTTGGTGGCGGAGGCGGTGGCAGTGCCGGAAGTTTAGGAGACTATGGTTTGGTAGAGCCGTATGTGATGGGGTTGGAAAGTGACCTTTCTCTTCCTGCATTGGAAGGTAGGGCCTTTGATAATATTAATGCTGCAAATGATCAGAGTGTTCTTGACAAAAGACTGGTCCATAATAACCACCACTTCAACGGTAATGAAAGCATCAAAGTAGTAGATGATTTTGTGGGAATTGGAAATCATTGGAATGGAGAAAACTTGAGAATGGGTGAACTGGATTGGGAGGGTTTGTTGGCTAATGTCTCTTCTTTACCTTACCTTGATTTTCAAGTTGAATAACTCTTTGTTTTCCTTGGCTTTTTCAAAATCTTAAATCCTATTTTTCtgataaaaatttttttttggcccaCGATATACTTCTTTTGCAATTCTTGCAAcacttttgaattttctttccttttgttttcttatttttggttgTATCAATATCAcccgtttcccttttttttttttcctttatacGTTATCTCTTTAATCTTTGTTTTTAAAATAACCATTTAGACCAATAGAAAATAATTTCGTAGCATGGAAGTCCATTTGTAGAGGAGACCTATGCAATTTCTGCAAAAAAACTAAAGAGGAAGGCTCAATCATTTTCCGGGAGAATCAGAGTTGGCAAGGCAAGAAAATATGGTGTTGATAAAGTGTGAATATGACTGTGTGAGGAGAAATAAAGGGTAGTAGGTGAAATGTATCTAGCCCATGTACAGCACAGAGAAAATAATGTGTGAGGATGGAAGTTGCTTTTGGGGGAACCATTAGAAGACAAGGTGAATATGGGATCAATCTTTTgatgtaaaaaggaaaaaaaaatagaaagctTTAGTTGTAATTAGTTGGAAATACTTTCACACAATAATGGAATACAAGTTGCTTCtcagttcctttttttttttttttttttttgtggatttGCTAATTTTTCCTCATGAGCGTCAACCTTTTGATGTAAAAAGAGAACAATAAGGAAGCTTTAGTTGTATTTTAGTTGAAAATACTTTAGAAATTTTTCACAATGATAGAGTTCAAGTTCGGTACTAGCTTTCTTTTTAATTTGGATTTGCTAAATCTTCAAACGTAAGGCAAATCATCCCATGCTAATTAATTgggctaattattcatgcaagtCATCCCATGCAAATGACACCAAAAAATGGAAGTGGTTAATAATCCTAGAAACATTATAAGAATTGCCTGAGGTTGATTATGATCTTTTAAAAAAACTAAATAAGAATACTAAATGCAAATAGTCCAGAAGTTAGATGTAAAATGACTGAATCTTAAAGGGGTTCTTAGGATGGTTTTTGTCTGGCCATTTTAAGAAGAACGTACCACAAGGTTCTTTTCTTACTTTGTTTTCTAAAATTGGGAGATGAGAATAAAATCAAGGATAGATACGAAGGAGGCAATCAAAAGACTGCATGAAGCAATGAACAAGTTTGTGAGCTACGAAATTTCCTATTATCTTGAAAATGCATCCTATACcccctaaaaaaaataaataaaatccaATGATACATGCCGTACAAAAAATTGTTGCCTATTATTTAACTTAGAGGACGGAAGGATTGGGTGGTACATGAGAAGGGAGTGTAACTAAAATGTTTCagatttgagaaaaatatatataatttaactGAATTTACCCTTAAGGCAATATACTTTGAATTCTTTTTATTACAATCgtctttaatttaatttttagcaTAGCCAAGTATGATGGCACAAAtattattactatttttttggTTCAATATGACGACTCAAATCTGGATGGGTTGACTGATCTAAATTCAAATACTATTTTGCTTTTATATCTTGa contains:
- the LOC113763070 gene encoding transcription factor MYB83 yields the protein MRKPDPIMGKDKGNNNKIKLRKGLWSPEEDEKLMNYMITNGQGCWSDIARNAGLQRCGKSCRLRWINYLRPDLKRGAFSPQEEELIVHLHSILGNRWSQIAARLPGRTDNEIKNFWNSTIKKRLKNNNAITSTSSPNTSDSSDPRAIMLGGLMQPMQAEQDVFSICMDSSSSSPPCMQAMLSITQGNPFNPFPPLHDSAAYLDINGSASAAGAAGLYNLSAAHVGGGGGGSAGSLGDYGLVEPYVMGLESDLSLPALEGRAFDNINAANDQSVLDKRLVHNNHHFNGNESIKVVDDFVGIGNHWNGENLRMGELDWEGLLANVSSLPYLDFQVE